In Drosophila innubila isolate TH190305 chromosome 2R unlocalized genomic scaffold, UK_Dinn_1.0 1_C_2R, whole genome shotgun sequence, the following are encoded in one genomic region:
- the LOC117785659 gene encoding anillin isoform X1, translating to MDPFTQRMLEKAEQRSRALGITNASKFPLSECSLTTPASASTSAAAPTPKSVNSSGSSSSSGGGGSKVVILEKTTLEASPTKPLRHYAAVNKENMEMGIEINITTAQPIGVQVEIQEQDMTDEDGDEDVDEATTAAAGEEAQAMLVNQPLARLRDTSRNRLQRMGALYSNADDLSSPIHRTEAQFHAGDDDVDANRSPRKGKQRFGKLAALADTINQWEDDTAHHDVQRPLLDAVPPPKPDLPSRPTAEPTSKAVVADAASNKTKQLKWDPKVLSSLEAQGFQRRESSTLKHTYDYAKQEEVTSSTTTTSTTTTTSAARPPVPEKSTTVSKVAKTFSHVVTAAPSGAKSSSAPAASVKSGLVSGRAAIFENKANGGISSQAAQRNQKDPCELSLKDRMKLFETGNSKAMLPKAPIGTSPSISQIRAAAEEEAKAHAAAVHPVTAAAQIQTKPKPESKLRDKVAALVASAQSSAENRIKDIDRQRQEDMQIIANRFNKQKEIFQTETTTTPIVRAPPAPPAGSKVVRPTPPPPPPPMAISSSKRRSPGDVAIDEESKRARKSQQDRLYPALSELDSSDDNCCATTATASVNDDDSEDESCMDDESVEDADQSQTEDSSSGMCNGSLGRAILHTVQRNEAEMQQQQQQQQQMGKKVHYAEQDHYYSQDSSIYSSGGIDDYLDEALGGDYGSTQDEDDDSEDEHNASHLSLGSKGTTASNSFSYRRPSGAGASSSSACEALEEHREMMDVQTPLLNGAQPVKSELSVNQDNDNLVTLVHTVSFYRRQQTANSSNSTPVRKICREQQVMRSALTADCHAKHKLEYDSPQQGEPAEHCREEDDEQMSARESNEASQAQDKIKKLLSEVCKQQQVIGQASQALNLCAATVEFSGSTESVEGERYLLLATHRRQACLDEVQRLRVESSVRPVGAPKEKGLLTVKEITLPLRQEYVRKMATGNNNGHHLVCLLKYNEHVLATKTVPTMPGLLSVKFPDVLQLSNVYADFRITLEIYGMVAQRDQLPHELKYHINLNKKGGNKTPKKKGGENRLVMPPVQSPAGPHVVRTPQLVQYGFAIFSLREIQRTSWTLTQVLGVSPLDGTVHMKVNCELSVSVEYQGFLTMFEDISGFGAWHRRWCYLNGSVINYWKYPDDEKKKTPMGSIDLNACISQKVGTASRDICARFNTMLLECERPALDTDQESLIIVPNGRTTIVRHLLSADTKEEREEWTAYLNKALTLLRAWGTNH from the exons atggaccCCTTCACTCAG CGCATGCTAGAAAAGGCCGAACAGCGCAGTCGCGCACTCGGCATAACCAATGCCAGCAAATTTCCACTGTCGGAATGCAGCTTGACGACGCCAGCGTCTGCGTCAACGTCAGCGGCAGCGCCAACGCCGAAGTCTGTTAATAGCAgcggaagcagcagcagcagcggcggcggcggcagtaAAGTTGTTATCCTGGAGAAGACAACATTAGAGGCATCGCCCACAAAGCCGCTGCGTCATTATGCGGCCGTCAACAAGGAGAATATGGAAATGGGAATTGAGATAAACATAACCACTGCTCAGCCAATTGGG GTGCAAGTTGAAATTCAGGAGCAGGACATGACCGACGAGGATGGGGATGAGGATGTGGATGAGGCAACTACAGCTGCAGCTGGGGAGGAGGCACAGGCAATGCTGGTGAATCAACCGTTGGCCCGACTCCGAGATACCTCGCGCAATCGTCTGCAGCGCATGGGCGCACTGTACTCCAACGCGGATGATCTGTCCTCGCCCATACATCGCACCGAGGCGCAGTTCCATGCCGGCGACGATGATGTGGACGCGAATCGCAGTCCGCGCAAGGGCAAACAACGCTTTGGCAAACTGGCAGCGTTGGCGGACACAATCAATCAGTGGGAGGATGATACGGCACATCATGATGTGCAGCGACCGCTGCTGGATGCAGTGCCTCCGCCCAAACCAGACTTGCCCAGTCGTCCAACTGCCGAGCCGACATCCAAGGCGGTCGTAGCTGATGCCGCCAGCaataaaacaaagcaattGAAATGGGATCCTAAGGTATTGAGCTCATTGGAGGCACAAGGTTTTCAACGACGCGAATCCTCAACgcttaaacatacatatgatTATGCCAAACAGGAAGAAGTGACATCTtcgacaacgacgacatcgacgacgacgacgacgtcagCTGCCAGGCCGCCAGTGCCGGAGAAATCGACGACGGTCAGCAAAGTGGCCAAGACATTCAGCCATGTGGTCACAGCAGCGCCTTCAGGCGCCAAATCCTCCTCAGCGCCTGCAGCAAGTGTCAAGTCTGGTTTGGTATCCGGCCGTGCAGCCATCTTTGAGAATAAGGCCAATGGAGGCATCTCCTCGCAGGCGGCACAACGCAACCAAAAGGATCCCTGCGAGCTTTCGCTAAAGGACCGCATGAAGCTCTTTGAAACGGGCAATTCCAAAGCCATGCTGCCCAAGGCGCCCATAGGCACGTCGCCCAGCATCAGCCAGATCCGAGCAGCAGCCGAGGAGGAGGCAAAGG CCCATGCTGCTGCAGTGCATCCAGTTACAGCAGCCGCACAGATTCAAACCAAGCCCAAGCCCGAGAGCAAGCTGCGCGACAAGGTGGCCGCCTTGGTGGCCTCGGCACAATCCAGTGCTGAGAATCGCATCAAGGACATTGATCGTCAGCGGCAGGAGGATATGCAAATCATTGCCAATCgttttaacaaacaaaaggaGATCTTCCAAACAGAGACAACAACGACTCCAATTGTTAGAGCTCCACCAGCTCCGCCAGCAGGCAGTAAAGTGGTGCGTCCAacgccgccaccgccaccaccgcccATGGCAATCTCCAGCAGCAAGCGACGATCAC CTGGCGATGTTGCCATTGATGAGGAATCGAAGCGTGCACGCAAATCTCAACAGGATCGCTTGTATCCCGCTTTATCTGAACTGGACTCCAGTGATGACAACTGCTGTGCGACGACGGCAACGGCTTCCGTTAACGATGATGATAGCGAGGATGAAAG TTGCATGGATGATGAGTCGGTTGAGGACGCGGATCAGTCACAGACTGAGGACAGCAGCTCAGGCATGTGCAACGGCAGCCTTGGTCGTGCAATTCTGCACACTGTGCAACGCAATGAGGCAgagatgcaacaacaacaacagcagcaacaacaaatgggcAAAAAG GTACACTACGCCGAACAGGATCATTATTATAGTCAGGATAGCTCAATATATTCCTCGGGCGGTATTGATGATTATCTGGACGAGGCGCTGGGCGGTGACTACGGCAGCACCCAGGACGAGGACGATGATAGCGAGGATGAGCACAATGCCAGTCACTTGTCACTAGGC AGCAAGGGCACCACTGCCTCCAATAGCTTCTCCTATCGCCGACCATCGGGAGCAGGCGCCTCCAGCTCGTCAGCCTGTGAGGCTCTTGAGGAGCATCGTGAGATGATGGATGTGCAGACGCCGCTACTGAACGGCGCACAGCCTGTGAAGTCCGAGCTGAGCGTTAACCAGGACAATGATAATTTGGTGACATTGGTGCACACCGTTAGCTTCTATCGTCGCCAGCAGACAGCGAAT AGCTCCAACTCGACGCCAGTACGTAAGATTTGTCGGGAGCAGCAGGTGATGCGTTCTGCGTTAACTGCCGATTGCCATGCCAAGCACAAGCTGGAATATGACTCACCACAGCAGGGAGAGCCTGCCGAGCATTGCCGTGAAGAGGACGACGAGCAGATGAGCGCACGCGAGTCGAATGAGGCGTCACAGGCGCAGGACAAGATCAAGAAGCTTCTGAGCGAAGTGTGCAAACAACAGCAGGTCATAGGTCAAGCCAGTCAAGCGCTTAATCTCTGCGCTGCCACCGTCGAGTTTTCCGGCTCCACAGAATCCGTTGAAGGCGAGCGTTATCTGCTGCTAGCAA CTCATCGGCGTCAGGCCTGCTTGGATGAAGTGCAGCGTTTGCGCGTCGAGAGCAGCGTTCGTCCCGTGGGCGCACCCAAGGAGAAGGGTCTGTTGACCGTCAAGGAAATCACTTTACCGCTGAGACAGGAGTACGTACGCAAAATGGCCacgggcaacaacaatggccatCATTTGGTCTGCCTGCTAAAGTACAATGAGCATGTGCTGGCCACCAAGACGGTGCCCACAATGCCTGGACTGCTATCCGTCAAATTTCCCGATGTGCTGCAGCTTAGCAATGTCTATGCGGACTTTCGG ATAACACTCGAGATTTATGGCATGGTGGCACAGCGGGATCAATTGCCACATGAGCTCAAGTATCACATCAATCTGAACAAAAAGGGCGGCAATAAAACACCCAAAAAGAAGGGCGGCGAGAATCGTTTGGTCATGCCACCGGTGCAGAGTCCAGCGGGTCCACATGTGGTGCGTACACCACAGCTGGTGCAATATGGTTTCGCCATCTTCTCGCTGCGTGAGATTCAGCGCACCAGTTGGACACTGACGCAAGTGTTGGGCGTGAGTCCATTAGATGGCACCGTGCACATGAAGGTTAACTGTGAGCTGTCGGTGAGTGTGGAGTACCAGGGATTCCTTACCATGTTCGAGGATATATCCGGCTTTGGCGCCTGGCATCGTCGCTGGTGCTATCTAAACGGCTCCGTTATCAACTACTGGAAGTATCCAGATgatgagaagaagaagacgccCATGGGCAGCATCGATTTAAATGCTTGCATCTCACAAAAAGTGGGAACAGCATCGCGTGACATTTGTGCCCGTTTCAACACAATGCTGCTGGAGTGTGAGCGTCCGGCATTGGACACCGATCAAGAATCGTTGATTATAGTGCCCAATGGACGCACAACAATTGTGCGTCATCTGCTCTCCGCTGACACAAAGGAGGAGCGCGAGGAATGGACTGCCTACCTGAACAAGGCGCTGACACTGCTGCGCGCCTGGGGAACAAATCATTGA
- the LOC117785659 gene encoding anillin isoform X2, translating into MDPFTQRMLEKAEQRSRALGITNASKFPLSECSLTTPASASTSAAAPTPKSVNSSGSSSSSGGGGSKVVILEKTTLEASPTKPLRHYAAVNKENMEMGIEINITTAQPIGVQVEIQEQDMTDEDGDEDVDEATTAAAGEEAQAMLVNQPLARLRDTSRNRLQRMGALYSNADDLSSPIHRTEAQFHAGDDDVDANRSPRKGKQRFGKLAALADTINQWEDDTAHHDVQRPLLDAVPPPKPDLPSRPTAEPTSKAVVADAASNKTKQLKWDPKEEVTSSTTTTSTTTTTSAARPPVPEKSTTVSKVAKTFSHVVTAAPSGAKSSSAPAASVKSGLVSGRAAIFENKANGGISSQAAQRNQKDPCELSLKDRMKLFETGNSKAMLPKAPIGTSPSISQIRAAAEEEAKAHAAAVHPVTAAAQIQTKPKPESKLRDKVAALVASAQSSAENRIKDIDRQRQEDMQIIANRFNKQKEIFQTETTTTPIVRAPPAPPAGSKVVRPTPPPPPPPMAISSSKRRSPGDVAIDEESKRARKSQQDRLYPALSELDSSDDNCCATTATASVNDDDSEDESCMDDESVEDADQSQTEDSSSGMCNGSLGRAILHTVQRNEAEMQQQQQQQQQMGKKVHYAEQDHYYSQDSSIYSSGGIDDYLDEALGGDYGSTQDEDDDSEDEHNASHLSLGQSKGTTASNSFSYRRPSGAGASSSSACEALEEHREMMDVQTPLLNGAQPVKSELSVNQDNDNLVTLVHTVSFYRRQQTANSSNSTPVRKICREQQVMRSALTADCHAKHKLEYDSPQQGEPAEHCREEDDEQMSARESNEASQAQDKIKKLLSEVCKQQQVIGQASQALNLCAATVEFSGSTESVEGERYLLLATHRRQACLDEVQRLRVESSVRPVGAPKEKGLLTVKEITLPLRQEYVRKMATGNNNGHHLVCLLKYNEHVLATKTVPTMPGLLSVKFPDVLQLSNVYADFRITLEIYGMVAQRDQLPHELKYHINLNKKGGNKTPKKKGGENRLVMPPVQSPAGPHVVRTPQLVQYGFAIFSLREIQRTSWTLTQVLGVSPLDGTVHMKVNCELSVSVEYQGFLTMFEDISGFGAWHRRWCYLNGSVINYWKYPDDEKKKTPMGSIDLNACISQKVGTASRDICARFNTMLLECERPALDTDQESLIIVPNGRTTIVRHLLSADTKEEREEWTAYLNKALTLLRAWGTNH; encoded by the exons atggaccCCTTCACTCAG CGCATGCTAGAAAAGGCCGAACAGCGCAGTCGCGCACTCGGCATAACCAATGCCAGCAAATTTCCACTGTCGGAATGCAGCTTGACGACGCCAGCGTCTGCGTCAACGTCAGCGGCAGCGCCAACGCCGAAGTCTGTTAATAGCAgcggaagcagcagcagcagcggcggcggcggcagtaAAGTTGTTATCCTGGAGAAGACAACATTAGAGGCATCGCCCACAAAGCCGCTGCGTCATTATGCGGCCGTCAACAAGGAGAATATGGAAATGGGAATTGAGATAAACATAACCACTGCTCAGCCAATTGGG GTGCAAGTTGAAATTCAGGAGCAGGACATGACCGACGAGGATGGGGATGAGGATGTGGATGAGGCAACTACAGCTGCAGCTGGGGAGGAGGCACAGGCAATGCTGGTGAATCAACCGTTGGCCCGACTCCGAGATACCTCGCGCAATCGTCTGCAGCGCATGGGCGCACTGTACTCCAACGCGGATGATCTGTCCTCGCCCATACATCGCACCGAGGCGCAGTTCCATGCCGGCGACGATGATGTGGACGCGAATCGCAGTCCGCGCAAGGGCAAACAACGCTTTGGCAAACTGGCAGCGTTGGCGGACACAATCAATCAGTGGGAGGATGATACGGCACATCATGATGTGCAGCGACCGCTGCTGGATGCAGTGCCTCCGCCCAAACCAGACTTGCCCAGTCGTCCAACTGCCGAGCCGACATCCAAGGCGGTCGTAGCTGATGCCGCCAGCaataaaacaaagcaattGAAATGGGATCCTAAG GAAGAAGTGACATCTtcgacaacgacgacatcgacgacgacgacgacgtcagCTGCCAGGCCGCCAGTGCCGGAGAAATCGACGACGGTCAGCAAAGTGGCCAAGACATTCAGCCATGTGGTCACAGCAGCGCCTTCAGGCGCCAAATCCTCCTCAGCGCCTGCAGCAAGTGTCAAGTCTGGTTTGGTATCCGGCCGTGCAGCCATCTTTGAGAATAAGGCCAATGGAGGCATCTCCTCGCAGGCGGCACAACGCAACCAAAAGGATCCCTGCGAGCTTTCGCTAAAGGACCGCATGAAGCTCTTTGAAACGGGCAATTCCAAAGCCATGCTGCCCAAGGCGCCCATAGGCACGTCGCCCAGCATCAGCCAGATCCGAGCAGCAGCCGAGGAGGAGGCAAAGG CCCATGCTGCTGCAGTGCATCCAGTTACAGCAGCCGCACAGATTCAAACCAAGCCCAAGCCCGAGAGCAAGCTGCGCGACAAGGTGGCCGCCTTGGTGGCCTCGGCACAATCCAGTGCTGAGAATCGCATCAAGGACATTGATCGTCAGCGGCAGGAGGATATGCAAATCATTGCCAATCgttttaacaaacaaaaggaGATCTTCCAAACAGAGACAACAACGACTCCAATTGTTAGAGCTCCACCAGCTCCGCCAGCAGGCAGTAAAGTGGTGCGTCCAacgccgccaccgccaccaccgcccATGGCAATCTCCAGCAGCAAGCGACGATCAC CTGGCGATGTTGCCATTGATGAGGAATCGAAGCGTGCACGCAAATCTCAACAGGATCGCTTGTATCCCGCTTTATCTGAACTGGACTCCAGTGATGACAACTGCTGTGCGACGACGGCAACGGCTTCCGTTAACGATGATGATAGCGAGGATGAAAG TTGCATGGATGATGAGTCGGTTGAGGACGCGGATCAGTCACAGACTGAGGACAGCAGCTCAGGCATGTGCAACGGCAGCCTTGGTCGTGCAATTCTGCACACTGTGCAACGCAATGAGGCAgagatgcaacaacaacaacagcagcaacaacaaatgggcAAAAAG GTACACTACGCCGAACAGGATCATTATTATAGTCAGGATAGCTCAATATATTCCTCGGGCGGTATTGATGATTATCTGGACGAGGCGCTGGGCGGTGACTACGGCAGCACCCAGGACGAGGACGATGATAGCGAGGATGAGCACAATGCCAGTCACTTGTCACTAGGC CAGAGCAAGGGCACCACTGCCTCCAATAGCTTCTCCTATCGCCGACCATCGGGAGCAGGCGCCTCCAGCTCGTCAGCCTGTGAGGCTCTTGAGGAGCATCGTGAGATGATGGATGTGCAGACGCCGCTACTGAACGGCGCACAGCCTGTGAAGTCCGAGCTGAGCGTTAACCAGGACAATGATAATTTGGTGACATTGGTGCACACCGTTAGCTTCTATCGTCGCCAGCAGACAGCGAAT AGCTCCAACTCGACGCCAGTACGTAAGATTTGTCGGGAGCAGCAGGTGATGCGTTCTGCGTTAACTGCCGATTGCCATGCCAAGCACAAGCTGGAATATGACTCACCACAGCAGGGAGAGCCTGCCGAGCATTGCCGTGAAGAGGACGACGAGCAGATGAGCGCACGCGAGTCGAATGAGGCGTCACAGGCGCAGGACAAGATCAAGAAGCTTCTGAGCGAAGTGTGCAAACAACAGCAGGTCATAGGTCAAGCCAGTCAAGCGCTTAATCTCTGCGCTGCCACCGTCGAGTTTTCCGGCTCCACAGAATCCGTTGAAGGCGAGCGTTATCTGCTGCTAGCAA CTCATCGGCGTCAGGCCTGCTTGGATGAAGTGCAGCGTTTGCGCGTCGAGAGCAGCGTTCGTCCCGTGGGCGCACCCAAGGAGAAGGGTCTGTTGACCGTCAAGGAAATCACTTTACCGCTGAGACAGGAGTACGTACGCAAAATGGCCacgggcaacaacaatggccatCATTTGGTCTGCCTGCTAAAGTACAATGAGCATGTGCTGGCCACCAAGACGGTGCCCACAATGCCTGGACTGCTATCCGTCAAATTTCCCGATGTGCTGCAGCTTAGCAATGTCTATGCGGACTTTCGG ATAACACTCGAGATTTATGGCATGGTGGCACAGCGGGATCAATTGCCACATGAGCTCAAGTATCACATCAATCTGAACAAAAAGGGCGGCAATAAAACACCCAAAAAGAAGGGCGGCGAGAATCGTTTGGTCATGCCACCGGTGCAGAGTCCAGCGGGTCCACATGTGGTGCGTACACCACAGCTGGTGCAATATGGTTTCGCCATCTTCTCGCTGCGTGAGATTCAGCGCACCAGTTGGACACTGACGCAAGTGTTGGGCGTGAGTCCATTAGATGGCACCGTGCACATGAAGGTTAACTGTGAGCTGTCGGTGAGTGTGGAGTACCAGGGATTCCTTACCATGTTCGAGGATATATCCGGCTTTGGCGCCTGGCATCGTCGCTGGTGCTATCTAAACGGCTCCGTTATCAACTACTGGAAGTATCCAGATgatgagaagaagaagacgccCATGGGCAGCATCGATTTAAATGCTTGCATCTCACAAAAAGTGGGAACAGCATCGCGTGACATTTGTGCCCGTTTCAACACAATGCTGCTGGAGTGTGAGCGTCCGGCATTGGACACCGATCAAGAATCGTTGATTATAGTGCCCAATGGACGCACAACAATTGTGCGTCATCTGCTCTCCGCTGACACAAAGGAGGAGCGCGAGGAATGGACTGCCTACCTGAACAAGGCGCTGACACTGCTGCGCGCCTGGGGAACAAATCATTGA
- the LOC117785659 gene encoding anillin isoform X3, with the protein MDPFTQRMLEKAEQRSRALGITNASKFPLSECSLTTPASASTSAAAPTPKSVNSSGSSSSSGGGGSKVVILEKTTLEASPTKPLRHYAAVNKENMEMGIEINITTAQPIGVQVEIQEQDMTDEDGDEDVDEATTAAAGEEAQAMLVNQPLARLRDTSRNRLQRMGALYSNADDLSSPIHRTEAQFHAGDDDVDANRSPRKGKQRFGKLAALADTINQWEDDTAHHDVQRPLLDAVPPPKPDLPSRPTAEPTSKAVVADAASNKTKQLKWDPKEEVTSSTTTTSTTTTTSAARPPVPEKSTTVSKVAKTFSHVVTAAPSGAKSSSAPAASVKSGLVSGRAAIFENKANGGISSQAAQRNQKDPCELSLKDRMKLFETGNSKAMLPKAPIGTSPSISQIRAAAEEEAKAHAAAVHPVTAAAQIQTKPKPESKLRDKVAALVASAQSSAENRIKDIDRQRQEDMQIIANRFNKQKEIFQTETTTTPIVRAPPAPPAGSKVVRPTPPPPPPPMAISSSKRRSPGDVAIDEESKRARKSQQDRLYPALSELDSSDDNCCATTATASVNDDDSEDESCMDDESVEDADQSQTEDSSSGMCNGSLGRAILHTVQRNEAEMQQQQQQQQQMGKKVHYAEQDHYYSQDSSIYSSGGIDDYLDEALGGDYGSTQDEDDDSEDEHNASHLSLGSKGTTASNSFSYRRPSGAGASSSSACEALEEHREMMDVQTPLLNGAQPVKSELSVNQDNDNLVTLVHTVSFYRRQQTANSSNSTPVRKICREQQVMRSALTADCHAKHKLEYDSPQQGEPAEHCREEDDEQMSARESNEASQAQDKIKKLLSEVCKQQQVIGQASQALNLCAATVEFSGSTESVEGERYLLLATHRRQACLDEVQRLRVESSVRPVGAPKEKGLLTVKEITLPLRQEYVRKMATGNNNGHHLVCLLKYNEHVLATKTVPTMPGLLSVKFPDVLQLSNVYADFRITLEIYGMVAQRDQLPHELKYHINLNKKGGNKTPKKKGGENRLVMPPVQSPAGPHVVRTPQLVQYGFAIFSLREIQRTSWTLTQVLGVSPLDGTVHMKVNCELSVSVEYQGFLTMFEDISGFGAWHRRWCYLNGSVINYWKYPDDEKKKTPMGSIDLNACISQKVGTASRDICARFNTMLLECERPALDTDQESLIIVPNGRTTIVRHLLSADTKEEREEWTAYLNKALTLLRAWGTNH; encoded by the exons atggaccCCTTCACTCAG CGCATGCTAGAAAAGGCCGAACAGCGCAGTCGCGCACTCGGCATAACCAATGCCAGCAAATTTCCACTGTCGGAATGCAGCTTGACGACGCCAGCGTCTGCGTCAACGTCAGCGGCAGCGCCAACGCCGAAGTCTGTTAATAGCAgcggaagcagcagcagcagcggcggcggcggcagtaAAGTTGTTATCCTGGAGAAGACAACATTAGAGGCATCGCCCACAAAGCCGCTGCGTCATTATGCGGCCGTCAACAAGGAGAATATGGAAATGGGAATTGAGATAAACATAACCACTGCTCAGCCAATTGGG GTGCAAGTTGAAATTCAGGAGCAGGACATGACCGACGAGGATGGGGATGAGGATGTGGATGAGGCAACTACAGCTGCAGCTGGGGAGGAGGCACAGGCAATGCTGGTGAATCAACCGTTGGCCCGACTCCGAGATACCTCGCGCAATCGTCTGCAGCGCATGGGCGCACTGTACTCCAACGCGGATGATCTGTCCTCGCCCATACATCGCACCGAGGCGCAGTTCCATGCCGGCGACGATGATGTGGACGCGAATCGCAGTCCGCGCAAGGGCAAACAACGCTTTGGCAAACTGGCAGCGTTGGCGGACACAATCAATCAGTGGGAGGATGATACGGCACATCATGATGTGCAGCGACCGCTGCTGGATGCAGTGCCTCCGCCCAAACCAGACTTGCCCAGTCGTCCAACTGCCGAGCCGACATCCAAGGCGGTCGTAGCTGATGCCGCCAGCaataaaacaaagcaattGAAATGGGATCCTAAG GAAGAAGTGACATCTtcgacaacgacgacatcgacgacgacgacgacgtcagCTGCCAGGCCGCCAGTGCCGGAGAAATCGACGACGGTCAGCAAAGTGGCCAAGACATTCAGCCATGTGGTCACAGCAGCGCCTTCAGGCGCCAAATCCTCCTCAGCGCCTGCAGCAAGTGTCAAGTCTGGTTTGGTATCCGGCCGTGCAGCCATCTTTGAGAATAAGGCCAATGGAGGCATCTCCTCGCAGGCGGCACAACGCAACCAAAAGGATCCCTGCGAGCTTTCGCTAAAGGACCGCATGAAGCTCTTTGAAACGGGCAATTCCAAAGCCATGCTGCCCAAGGCGCCCATAGGCACGTCGCCCAGCATCAGCCAGATCCGAGCAGCAGCCGAGGAGGAGGCAAAGG CCCATGCTGCTGCAGTGCATCCAGTTACAGCAGCCGCACAGATTCAAACCAAGCCCAAGCCCGAGAGCAAGCTGCGCGACAAGGTGGCCGCCTTGGTGGCCTCGGCACAATCCAGTGCTGAGAATCGCATCAAGGACATTGATCGTCAGCGGCAGGAGGATATGCAAATCATTGCCAATCgttttaacaaacaaaaggaGATCTTCCAAACAGAGACAACAACGACTCCAATTGTTAGAGCTCCACCAGCTCCGCCAGCAGGCAGTAAAGTGGTGCGTCCAacgccgccaccgccaccaccgcccATGGCAATCTCCAGCAGCAAGCGACGATCAC CTGGCGATGTTGCCATTGATGAGGAATCGAAGCGTGCACGCAAATCTCAACAGGATCGCTTGTATCCCGCTTTATCTGAACTGGACTCCAGTGATGACAACTGCTGTGCGACGACGGCAACGGCTTCCGTTAACGATGATGATAGCGAGGATGAAAG TTGCATGGATGATGAGTCGGTTGAGGACGCGGATCAGTCACAGACTGAGGACAGCAGCTCAGGCATGTGCAACGGCAGCCTTGGTCGTGCAATTCTGCACACTGTGCAACGCAATGAGGCAgagatgcaacaacaacaacagcagcaacaacaaatgggcAAAAAG GTACACTACGCCGAACAGGATCATTATTATAGTCAGGATAGCTCAATATATTCCTCGGGCGGTATTGATGATTATCTGGACGAGGCGCTGGGCGGTGACTACGGCAGCACCCAGGACGAGGACGATGATAGCGAGGATGAGCACAATGCCAGTCACTTGTCACTAGGC AGCAAGGGCACCACTGCCTCCAATAGCTTCTCCTATCGCCGACCATCGGGAGCAGGCGCCTCCAGCTCGTCAGCCTGTGAGGCTCTTGAGGAGCATCGTGAGATGATGGATGTGCAGACGCCGCTACTGAACGGCGCACAGCCTGTGAAGTCCGAGCTGAGCGTTAACCAGGACAATGATAATTTGGTGACATTGGTGCACACCGTTAGCTTCTATCGTCGCCAGCAGACAGCGAAT AGCTCCAACTCGACGCCAGTACGTAAGATTTGTCGGGAGCAGCAGGTGATGCGTTCTGCGTTAACTGCCGATTGCCATGCCAAGCACAAGCTGGAATATGACTCACCACAGCAGGGAGAGCCTGCCGAGCATTGCCGTGAAGAGGACGACGAGCAGATGAGCGCACGCGAGTCGAATGAGGCGTCACAGGCGCAGGACAAGATCAAGAAGCTTCTGAGCGAAGTGTGCAAACAACAGCAGGTCATAGGTCAAGCCAGTCAAGCGCTTAATCTCTGCGCTGCCACCGTCGAGTTTTCCGGCTCCACAGAATCCGTTGAAGGCGAGCGTTATCTGCTGCTAGCAA CTCATCGGCGTCAGGCCTGCTTGGATGAAGTGCAGCGTTTGCGCGTCGAGAGCAGCGTTCGTCCCGTGGGCGCACCCAAGGAGAAGGGTCTGTTGACCGTCAAGGAAATCACTTTACCGCTGAGACAGGAGTACGTACGCAAAATGGCCacgggcaacaacaatggccatCATTTGGTCTGCCTGCTAAAGTACAATGAGCATGTGCTGGCCACCAAGACGGTGCCCACAATGCCTGGACTGCTATCCGTCAAATTTCCCGATGTGCTGCAGCTTAGCAATGTCTATGCGGACTTTCGG ATAACACTCGAGATTTATGGCATGGTGGCACAGCGGGATCAATTGCCACATGAGCTCAAGTATCACATCAATCTGAACAAAAAGGGCGGCAATAAAACACCCAAAAAGAAGGGCGGCGAGAATCGTTTGGTCATGCCACCGGTGCAGAGTCCAGCGGGTCCACATGTGGTGCGTACACCACAGCTGGTGCAATATGGTTTCGCCATCTTCTCGCTGCGTGAGATTCAGCGCACCAGTTGGACACTGACGCAAGTGTTGGGCGTGAGTCCATTAGATGGCACCGTGCACATGAAGGTTAACTGTGAGCTGTCGGTGAGTGTGGAGTACCAGGGATTCCTTACCATGTTCGAGGATATATCCGGCTTTGGCGCCTGGCATCGTCGCTGGTGCTATCTAAACGGCTCCGTTATCAACTACTGGAAGTATCCAGATgatgagaagaagaagacgccCATGGGCAGCATCGATTTAAATGCTTGCATCTCACAAAAAGTGGGAACAGCATCGCGTGACATTTGTGCCCGTTTCAACACAATGCTGCTGGAGTGTGAGCGTCCGGCATTGGACACCGATCAAGAATCGTTGATTATAGTGCCCAATGGACGCACAACAATTGTGCGTCATCTGCTCTCCGCTGACACAAAGGAGGAGCGCGAGGAATGGACTGCCTACCTGAACAAGGCGCTGACACTGCTGCGCGCCTGGGGAACAAATCATTGA